The following coding sequences lie in one Miscanthus floridulus cultivar M001 chromosome 9, ASM1932011v1, whole genome shotgun sequence genomic window:
- the LOC136481100 gene encoding uncharacterized mitochondrial protein AtMg00810-like, with the protein MEERLKLTKASTTVKVDATLYRSIIGGLRYLVHTRPDIAFTVGYVRRFMEGAAVKRLLRYVKGTVDHGIIFPKTGESRLQLTVFSNADMVGDIDGRQSTTGMLVFLGSAPISWLSLK; encoded by the coding sequence atggaggagaggctgaagctgacgaaggccagcaccacgGTGAAGGTGGATGCGAccctctaccggagcatcatcggtggtctgcgctacctagtccacacgaggccagacattgcgttcACCGTGGGCTACGTCCGTCGCTTCATGGAgggggctgcggtgaagcggctactgcgctacgtcaaggggacggtagatcatgggatcatcttcccaaagaccggcGAGAGTagactgcagctcactgtgttcagcaatGCAGACATGgtaggggacatcgacggacgacagaGCACCActggcatgctcgtcttcctcgggtcggccccaatttcatggctgtcgctgaagtag